A genomic segment from Candidatus Baltobacteraceae bacterium encodes:
- a CDS encoding STAS domain-containing protein — MAANERSISVVLTGDLDISRRQEIESQLPDVNSADRVVIDCSAATSIDSSILTVLMRYRRRFQQSGKDPLDMIVIASAGIRRMFEVAGLSKLVTVISAPSEPAP; from the coding sequence GTGGCCGCTAACGAACGCAGCATCAGTGTGGTCTTGACCGGTGACTTAGACATCAGCAGGCGCCAAGAGATCGAGTCGCAGTTGCCCGACGTGAACAGCGCCGATCGCGTCGTCATCGACTGCTCGGCGGCAACCTCGATCGACTCATCGATCCTGACCGTACTGATGCGTTATCGCCGCCGGTTCCAACAAAGCGGAAAAGACCCGCTCGATATGATTGTCATCGCAAGCGCGGGAATACGACGCATGTTCGAAGTCGCGGGCCTTTCAAAGCTCGTAACCGTCATCAGCGCACCGAGCGAACCGGCGCCGTAA
- the panC gene encoding pantoate--beta-alanine ligase, with translation MIVAASIEEAREAVRALPRPLGFVPTMGALHEGHRRLVTAARAACASVAASVFVNPLQFGPGEDFERYPRDLAADRAMLEAAGVAVLFAPAPQTIYPAGFSTSVDVGPMGASFEGKIRPTHFRGVATVVTKLLQIIEPDALYLGQKDAQQTAVLRRVVRDLAIPARVEVVPTVREADGLALSSRNVYLSPQERAAAPSLHAALNAMLAALRGGATPAQARSTGLAALDPLGRPDYLELVDAESFERIDRLGVPAFLIAAAAFGTTRLLDNLWVAA, from the coding sequence ATGATCGTCGCGGCCTCGATCGAAGAAGCGCGTGAAGCCGTGCGCGCGTTGCCGCGTCCGCTCGGCTTCGTACCCACGATGGGGGCTTTGCATGAGGGACACCGCCGGCTGGTAACCGCGGCTCGCGCCGCCTGTGCGAGCGTTGCCGCCTCGGTCTTCGTCAATCCGCTCCAATTCGGACCGGGCGAAGACTTCGAGCGCTACCCGCGCGATTTGGCGGCCGACCGCGCGATGCTGGAGGCGGCCGGAGTCGCCGTGCTCTTCGCGCCGGCACCGCAGACGATCTATCCGGCCGGGTTTTCCACCAGCGTCGACGTCGGTCCGATGGGCGCGAGCTTCGAAGGGAAGATCCGCCCGACGCACTTTCGCGGCGTCGCGACGGTCGTCACCAAGCTGCTGCAAATCATCGAACCCGATGCACTCTACCTCGGCCAGAAAGACGCTCAGCAAACCGCGGTTCTGCGCCGGGTGGTCCGCGATCTCGCGATTCCCGCGCGGGTCGAGGTGGTGCCGACGGTTCGCGAGGCCGACGGCCTCGCGCTCTCGAGCCGCAACGTCTATTTAAGCCCCCAGGAGCGCGCGGCCGCGCCCTCCTTACACGCAGCCCTCAACGCGATGCTCGCGGCGTTGCGCGGGGGCGCCACGCCCGCGCAGGCCCGTTCCACAGGGCTTGCGGCGCTCGACCCGCTCGGCCGCCCGGACTACCTGGAACTCGTCGACGCCGAATCGTTCGAGCGCATCGACCGGCTCGGAGTTCCGGCATTTTTGATCGCTGCGGCGGCCTTTGGAACGACCCGCCTGCTCGACAACCTGTGGGTGGCGGCGTGA
- the coaBC gene encoding bifunctional phosphopantothenoylcysteine decarboxylase/phosphopantothenate--cysteine ligase CoaBC, with protein sequence MSGSRVLLCVTGGIAAYKAAALTSTLVQRGDLVDVIMTAEAEKFVGPLTFAALTGRPVYSSLWDAPERIPHIRLVREAQVALVAPATANAIAKLANGIADDLLTTALLAARIPVLLAPAMNDAMYRSAPTQANLARLRERGYAIVEPESGFLAERERGVGRLASEEALLEALDRALARTQSMSGLRVAITAGPTREAFDPVRFVSNPSTGAMGIALAREAQLRGAEVTLILGPTHLEPPANVRTVSIATADEMLAAALRDVVGADLIIASAAVSDYRPAEIASQKVKKGDAGERVEMIRTPDVLAALAERKGTSFLVGFAAETQAHETNAREKLTRKRLDAIAVNDVAGGRGFGAGRNALTLLWGTDGRRDLGEAGKDELAARLLDAIAVLRQAHASTGSVLRQAQDDKGL encoded by the coding sequence GTGAGCGGGTCGCGCGTGCTGCTCTGCGTCACCGGCGGGATCGCGGCGTACAAGGCGGCCGCCCTTACCAGCACGCTCGTTCAGCGTGGCGATCTGGTCGACGTGATCATGACCGCCGAAGCCGAGAAATTCGTCGGGCCGCTGACCTTCGCCGCACTCACCGGACGACCGGTGTACTCGTCGCTTTGGGATGCGCCGGAACGCATTCCGCACATTCGGTTGGTACGTGAGGCGCAGGTGGCGCTGGTCGCTCCGGCAACGGCCAACGCGATCGCGAAGCTGGCAAACGGCATTGCGGACGATCTGCTCACGACGGCGCTGCTCGCCGCGCGCATTCCGGTGCTGCTCGCGCCGGCGATGAACGACGCGATGTATCGCAGCGCGCCGACGCAGGCGAATCTCGCGCGCCTGCGCGAACGCGGCTACGCGATCGTCGAGCCCGAGTCGGGATTTCTCGCGGAACGCGAACGCGGCGTCGGCCGTCTGGCGAGCGAAGAGGCGCTGTTGGAGGCGCTCGATCGCGCGCTCGCGCGCACGCAATCGATGAGCGGTCTGCGCGTCGCCATTACGGCCGGTCCGACGCGCGAAGCGTTCGACCCCGTGCGCTTCGTGAGCAATCCGTCGACCGGAGCGATGGGCATCGCGCTCGCGCGCGAAGCGCAGCTTCGCGGAGCCGAGGTTACGCTGATTCTCGGGCCGACGCATTTAGAGCCGCCCGCCAACGTGCGCACCGTTTCGATCGCAACCGCCGACGAAATGCTCGCCGCGGCGTTGCGCGACGTGGTCGGTGCCGATCTCATTATCGCAAGCGCCGCGGTGTCGGATTACCGGCCCGCCGAGATCGCATCGCAAAAAGTAAAGAAGGGCGATGCCGGCGAGCGCGTAGAGATGATTCGCACGCCCGACGTGCTGGCGGCGCTCGCCGAACGCAAAGGCACGAGCTTTCTGGTCGGCTTCGCTGCCGAGACGCAAGCGCACGAAACCAACGCGCGCGAGAAATTGACGCGCAAACGGCTCGACGCAATCGCCGTCAACGACGTCGCCGGCGGCCGCGGATTCGGCGCCGGCCGCAACGCACTCACGCTCCTCTGGGGAACCGACGGCCGTCGCGATCTCGGCGAAGCCGGCAAAGACGAGCTAGCCGCCCGCCTCCTCGACGCAATCGCCGTGCTTCGACAAGCTCATGCTTCGACAGGCTCCGTCCTTCGACAGGCTCAGGATGACAAAGGCTTGTGA
- a CDS encoding sigma-70 family RNA polymerase sigma factor, translating to MVELGAFDELYATYRSLVFGVALRVLRSSIEAEDVVQIIFLKAWMHPESFRGGNIESWLTTLAKNCSIDVLRKRRHELAALPMESLRLSASSNDTEQDALATLRASAVREALRSLRVDQRDVVVACFLDGQSHEHIARATALPLGTVKTRIRSGLRHLRRQATNL from the coding sequence ATGGTAGAGCTGGGTGCTTTCGACGAGTTATACGCGACGTATCGATCGCTCGTCTTTGGCGTGGCTCTGCGCGTGCTGCGCAGTTCGATCGAGGCCGAGGACGTCGTGCAGATCATTTTTTTGAAGGCCTGGATGCACCCCGAGTCGTTTCGCGGCGGCAATATCGAGAGTTGGCTGACGACGCTTGCGAAAAATTGCTCGATCGACGTGCTGCGGAAACGCCGCCACGAACTCGCGGCCCTACCGATGGAGTCGCTGCGCCTTTCCGCATCGTCGAACGATACCGAACAAGATGCGCTCGCCACCCTGCGCGCGAGCGCGGTTCGCGAAGCGCTGCGCTCGCTGCGCGTCGATCAGCGCGACGTCGTGGTGGCCTGTTTTTTGGATGGACAATCGCACGAACACATCGCGCGGGCGACGGCATTGCCGCTGGGTACGGTCAAGACGCGAATTCGCAGCGGCCTGCGGCATCTGCGCCGCCAGGCTACGAACTTATAG
- a CDS encoding methionine gamma-lyase family protein codes for MIDLLCERFAIEGTLRAAARRAYDRTRELRYDAQARVKLNVMQAFLDEGVAESDFAGSTGYGYDDAARARYESLLARVFGTEGALARLSIVSGTHAIVTSLAACVPAGRALVSITGRPYDTLRNAIVEHPLALATEGVVYRELALAGGALDREGIARELERDDVAAFFVQRSRGYAPRPALAVGACEAAFAAIKARRPDVAILVDNCYGELVEEREPTHVGADLVMGSLIKNLGGSIAPAGGYVAGRRDLLDRVAARLYAPGLGDALGPTLGFGRSFIQGLFLAPLVVEQTLRGLDFAAALFAELGFAVDPLPGATRTDIVQAIRLGDPRRLAAFAAGLQTAMPVNARFRPEPGPVPGYVDPVIMSSGSFVGGATIELSCDAPLREPYEVYLQGGLVAEHAMLGALKAAEAVLAT; via the coding sequence ATGATCGATCTTCTCTGCGAGCGTTTTGCCATCGAGGGAACGCTGCGCGCCGCGGCGCGTCGCGCGTACGATCGCACCCGAGAGTTGCGCTACGACGCGCAGGCGCGCGTGAAACTCAACGTCATGCAAGCCTTCCTCGACGAAGGCGTCGCCGAGAGCGACTTCGCCGGCTCGACCGGCTACGGGTACGACGACGCCGCGCGCGCGCGCTACGAATCGCTGCTCGCGCGCGTCTTCGGTACCGAGGGTGCGCTCGCGCGGCTTTCGATCGTGAGCGGCACGCACGCGATCGTCACCTCGCTTGCGGCGTGCGTGCCGGCGGGTCGCGCACTCGTGAGTATCACCGGCCGCCCGTACGATACGCTGCGCAACGCGATCGTCGAACATCCGCTCGCACTCGCAACGGAGGGCGTGGTTTACCGCGAACTCGCGCTCGCCGGCGGCGCGCTCGATCGCGAAGGAATCGCGCGCGAGCTGGAACGCGACGATGTGGCGGCATTCTTCGTGCAGCGCTCGCGCGGCTACGCACCCCGGCCGGCGCTCGCGGTCGGAGCCTGCGAAGCGGCCTTCGCGGCGATCAAGGCTCGCCGTCCCGACGTGGCGATACTGGTCGACAATTGTTACGGCGAACTCGTAGAGGAGCGCGAGCCCACGCACGTGGGGGCCGATTTGGTGATGGGATCGCTCATCAAAAACCTCGGCGGATCGATCGCGCCCGCGGGCGGATACGTTGCGGGCCGGCGCGATCTGCTCGATCGCGTCGCGGCGCGCCTGTACGCACCGGGCTTGGGCGACGCATTGGGGCCCACGCTGGGCTTCGGCCGCAGCTTCATCCAGGGACTCTTTTTGGCCCCGCTGGTGGTCGAGCAGACGCTGCGCGGACTGGATTTTGCGGCGGCGCTCTTTGCGGAGTTAGGCTTTGCCGTCGATCCCCTGCCCGGGGCGACGCGCACCGATATCGTGCAGGCGATTCGGCTTGGCGATCCGCGCCGGCTGGCCGCCTTCGCGGCCGGACTTCAAACCGCGATGCCGGTCAACGCGCGTTTTCGGCCCGAGCCGGGGCCGGTGCCCGGGTATGTGGATCCGGTCATCATGTCGAGCGGCTCGTTCGTCGGCGGCGCCACCATCGAACTTTCATGCGACGCTCCGTTGCGCGAACCGTACGAAGTCTATCTTCAAGGCGGTCTCGTCGCCGAACACGCAATGCTCGGCGCCCTCAAAGCCGCCGAAGCCGTGCTCGCAACATAG
- a CDS encoding type III pantothenate kinase, with amino-acid sequence MLLAIDVGNTETKLGCFENGAAALTHDWRVTTESKRTADEYGVFFSQLFASAGRKTSEVEAVVIASVVPKLDATLEQACERYFGVAPAFFKAHRQRLMPVLTERPGEVGADLVAAAIGAREIYGSPLIVVSYGTATVFMAISPKGEYLGTAIAPGINISIDALVGRTAKLPQIALEAPGHAIGRDTISSLQAGIVYGFVGQTEALVTRMREEIGVPARVIATGGLADAIAKHTHTIDEVNPHLSLLGLHLFHRS; translated from the coding sequence ATGCTGTTAGCGATTGATGTTGGGAATACGGAGACGAAGCTCGGGTGCTTTGAGAATGGGGCGGCTGCGCTCACGCACGATTGGCGCGTTACGACGGAGTCGAAGCGGACGGCCGATGAGTACGGCGTGTTTTTTTCGCAGCTCTTTGCCAGCGCCGGTCGTAAGACGAGCGAGGTGGAGGCGGTCGTGATCGCGAGTGTCGTTCCGAAGTTGGACGCGACGCTCGAGCAAGCGTGCGAACGGTATTTCGGTGTTGCGCCGGCCTTCTTTAAAGCACATCGCCAGCGGCTCATGCCGGTCTTGACCGAACGGCCGGGCGAAGTCGGCGCCGATCTGGTGGCCGCCGCAATCGGCGCGCGCGAGATCTACGGGTCGCCGCTCATCGTCGTGAGTTACGGAACGGCGACCGTCTTCATGGCGATCTCGCCGAAAGGTGAATACCTCGGCACGGCGATCGCGCCCGGCATCAACATTTCGATCGACGCACTCGTCGGTCGGACCGCGAAGCTGCCGCAGATCGCGCTCGAAGCACCCGGCCATGCGATCGGGCGAGACACGATCTCGTCGCTGCAGGCGGGCATCGTTTACGGTTTCGTCGGGCAAACTGAGGCGCTCGTCACACGAATGCGCGAGGAGATCGGCGTTCCGGCGCGCGTCATCGCCACCGGCGGTCTCGCGGACGCGATCGCCAAACATACGCACACGATCGACGAGGTCAACCCGCACTTGAGCCTGCTCGGTCTCCATTTGTTTCATCGAAGCTAA
- a CDS encoding FHA domain-containing protein: MYLLEVLSGPLDGKTWSFDDEIVIGRDEQVADACITIDRYVSRRHAKLHAAAGSLVLTDLESRNGTRLNDLPVTGDAALDIGAPFQVGRTVLRVTRG; encoded by the coding sequence ATGTATCTCCTCGAGGTTTTAAGCGGGCCGCTGGACGGCAAGACCTGGTCGTTTGATGACGAGATCGTCATCGGTCGCGACGAGCAGGTCGCCGACGCGTGCATTACGATCGACCGGTACGTCTCCCGGCGGCATGCCAAGTTGCACGCCGCGGCCGGCTCGCTCGTGCTGACCGATCTCGAGAGCCGCAACGGAACCCGGCTCAATGATCTTCCGGTCACCGGCGACGCCGCGCTCGATATCGGCGCGCCGTTTCAGGTCGGCCGCACGGTGCTGCGCGTTACGCGCGGATAA
- a CDS encoding tetratricopeptide repeat protein has protein sequence MRLRGSLVITAGAILALAVWPTVIALRSQAPAAIVAPVPVNTDYLQRDKVISFEERIVRRDPQDQITSRMLALQYLQRFREQGDVGDIERAQAMAERSIRLQPQGNTAGQMGLASALLDYHKFRAAIGHEQDAIDGEPFNQNAIAQKASLLMELGHYRDAGRILARTPPGPENPTWESIQARYDELTGRMNEARALIARAERRVDQNYYEPAYDRSWYHMRGAQLAFETGDNAAAEKEFATSLALFPNNYMALLWEARYYRSRKEWQKSLDAATKGANLYPLPQLLGYKADAQRGLGDTKGAAQTDALIRAEQRLFNVQGINDRLLANYYAQRRIYLGDAVRFAKLDYRQRGDEIYSDDTMGWVLATTGKWAEARTYAERAVRFNTQDADVQYHAGIVAMHTGHAAEAKRRLEYALKLNPQFDPFDAADARAQLAKRSMASR, from the coding sequence GTGCGCCTCAGAGGCTCATTGGTCATCACGGCGGGCGCGATTCTCGCGCTCGCCGTCTGGCCGACCGTCATCGCGCTTCGCTCGCAGGCTCCGGCCGCGATCGTCGCGCCGGTGCCCGTCAATACCGACTACCTGCAGCGCGACAAAGTCATCTCGTTCGAAGAGCGGATCGTGCGTCGCGACCCGCAGGATCAGATTACCTCGCGCATGCTCGCGCTCCAATATCTGCAGCGGTTTCGCGAGCAGGGCGACGTGGGCGATATCGAGCGCGCGCAAGCGATGGCCGAGCGTTCGATCCGCCTTCAGCCGCAAGGCAACACCGCCGGACAGATGGGGCTCGCCTCGGCGCTGCTCGACTATCATAAGTTTCGCGCGGCCATCGGACACGAACAGGACGCGATCGACGGCGAACCGTTCAATCAGAACGCGATCGCGCAAAAAGCGTCACTGCTCATGGAGCTGGGGCACTATCGCGATGCCGGCCGCATTCTCGCACGCACGCCGCCGGGTCCCGAGAACCCGACCTGGGAGTCGATTCAGGCGCGCTACGACGAATTGACTGGCCGCATGAACGAGGCGCGCGCGCTGATCGCCCGTGCGGAGCGGCGCGTCGATCAAAATTATTACGAACCCGCCTACGATCGCTCGTGGTATCACATGCGCGGCGCCCAGCTCGCGTTTGAAACCGGCGACAACGCCGCCGCCGAAAAAGAATTCGCGACCTCGCTCGCGCTGTTTCCGAATAATTACATGGCCCTGCTCTGGGAAGCGCGCTACTACCGCTCGCGCAAAGAGTGGCAGAAGTCGCTGGATGCGGCAACCAAAGGCGCGAATCTTTATCCGCTCCCGCAGTTGCTTGGCTACAAGGCCGACGCGCAGCGCGGACTGGGCGATACGAAGGGTGCGGCGCAGACCGACGCGCTGATCCGCGCGGAGCAGCGCCTGTTTAACGTTCAGGGAATCAACGACCGGCTGCTCGCCAACTACTACGCTCAACGCCGCATCTACCTTGGCGACGCCGTTCGCTTTGCGAAACTGGACTACCGACAGCGCGGCGACGAGATCTATTCGGACGACACCATGGGTTGGGTGCTGGCCACGACCGGAAAGTGGGCCGAGGCCCGCACCTACGCCGAGCGTGCCGTCCGTTTCAATACGCAGGACGCCGACGTACAGTACCATGCCGGGATCGTCGCGATGCACACCGGCCACGCCGCCGAGGCGAAGCGACGGCTCGAGTACGCCCTCAAACTCAATCCGCAATTCGACCCGTTCGACGCCGCCGACGCGCGCGCGCAGTTAGCAAAACGTTCGATGGCGTCTCGCTAA
- a CDS encoding PTS transporter subunit EIIC, with translation MLPSSDASKPWSVNSSPETTFVRVLRRIGDAPAMLAIRESLPWSFVGLLAGLVVFLAIVRVPHGSFGTMLVKRLSLAELPAFGIMGCTLVVILADRLARKLDLSRRWVVPVASIAFVLALPRPYALREPIAYLHRVGESGLFLAIVVALLVAGAFVLARRAGARGAIVNIAPAFAILALAGALFLAHVSLGNALIALVRPLGTLGDTYVALVLITLVETLLWTIGVHGPATLAAIVTPIYFTLQLQNTDAYAHHRPLPHIVVVSLFLFVFPGGAGGTLPLSFMLLFSRVRRLRKIARLTIVPALFNINEPLLFGLPIVFNPFLAVPFVVAPLVLATVTYLAVAHEAVARPAFYIPSGVPTVLSSYLATLDPRAVLLALANIAIATAIYFPFVRAYERHEERRAG, from the coding sequence ATGTTACCATCGTCGGACGCGTCGAAGCCGTGGTCCGTAAACTCTAGCCCGGAAACCACCTTCGTCCGCGTTCTGCGGCGCATCGGCGATGCGCCCGCGATGCTGGCGATCCGCGAGAGCCTGCCCTGGAGCTTCGTCGGCTTACTGGCCGGGCTCGTCGTCTTTCTCGCGATCGTTCGCGTGCCGCACGGATCCTTCGGCACCATGCTCGTAAAACGGCTCTCGCTCGCCGAATTGCCGGCCTTCGGCATCATGGGCTGCACGCTGGTCGTCATTCTGGCCGACCGGCTCGCCCGCAAACTCGATCTTTCGCGCCGTTGGGTGGTGCCGGTGGCGTCGATTGCCTTCGTGCTCGCCCTGCCGCGGCCGTACGCATTACGCGAGCCGATCGCGTACTTACATCGCGTCGGCGAGAGCGGGCTCTTTCTCGCGATCGTGGTCGCGCTGCTCGTCGCGGGCGCCTTCGTACTGGCGCGGCGCGCCGGTGCGCGCGGCGCGATCGTCAACATCGCGCCGGCTTTCGCGATTCTCGCGCTCGCGGGCGCGCTCTTTCTCGCGCACGTCTCGCTCGGTAACGCGCTTATCGCCTTGGTGCGTCCGCTCGGAACGCTCGGCGATACGTACGTCGCGCTCGTGCTCATCACGCTTGTCGAAACGCTGCTCTGGACGATCGGCGTACACGGGCCGGCGACGCTCGCCGCGATCGTCACGCCGATCTATTTTACGCTGCAACTGCAGAACACCGACGCATACGCGCACCATCGGCCGCTGCCGCACATCGTGGTCGTCTCGCTCTTTCTCTTCGTGTTCCCGGGCGGCGCGGGCGGTACGCTGCCGCTTTCGTTCATGTTGCTCTTTAGCCGGGTGCGGCGACTGCGCAAGATCGCGCGCTTGACGATCGTGCCGGCCCTGTTCAATATCAACGAACCGCTGCTCTTCGGCCTGCCCATCGTGTTCAATCCGTTTTTGGCCGTGCCGTTCGTGGTCGCGCCGCTGGTGCTCGCAACGGTCACCTATCTCGCCGTCGCGCACGAAGCGGTCGCGCGTCCGGCGTTTTACATTCCGTCGGGCGTTCCCACGGTGTTATCGAGTTATCTCGCCACGCTCGACCCGCGGGCGGTGCTCCTCGCGCTCGCGAACATCGCGATTGCAACCGCCATCTATTTTCCGTTCGTGCGCGCGTACGAACGACACGAGGAGCGCCGGGCCGGATGA
- a CDS encoding DUF4331 family protein: MKRLAAILLSAFAIVALAITATLYTAPKATSSDHQDSPLTVSRPGADITDVFVFPAANPHNVVLAMDVHPLIPRGMSGGVAFDPAVMYQLKIDTTGDFREDKVIQFRAVGEGTGQRLEMYGPVAPAMQGTRSRWVGPAATFSFNRRKSFSNGVQVFAGPRKDPFYFDLAQFFKIIPDRNYKNHPNVPAPSAKCFRNPGVDFLKDYNVLSFVVEVPRILLANPKGRVGVVRVYATTSLASGNSTYTQVERLGRPAIKEAFEAFGRHDTTNRSAPWADPYLGKDILSFMTSPKGAGRSMQLGKAVEKVLIPDELAADLSQAGPARYLAVETNGKSALPTGIVRVVPEAALGGLKKAIGDPYRHFGGRDPSSPVIDLSLGVIFGTLGQKVGLAPDDHKDTACLTSDNVTAGDRGTTDTFPYIGKPI; the protein is encoded by the coding sequence GTGAAACGGCTCGCAGCCATTCTCTTATCGGCGTTTGCGATCGTGGCGCTGGCCATTACCGCGACGCTCTACACGGCTCCAAAAGCAACCAGCTCGGACCATCAAGACTCACCGCTGACGGTGAGCCGGCCCGGTGCCGATATTACCGACGTCTTCGTTTTCCCCGCCGCCAACCCGCACAACGTAGTCTTGGCGATGGACGTTCATCCGCTCATTCCACGAGGCATGTCCGGCGGCGTCGCATTCGATCCTGCCGTCATGTACCAGCTCAAGATCGACACGACCGGCGATTTTAGAGAAGACAAGGTCATCCAGTTCCGCGCCGTCGGCGAGGGAACCGGACAACGTCTGGAAATGTACGGGCCAGTCGCGCCCGCAATGCAGGGGACTCGCTCGCGCTGGGTGGGACCGGCGGCCACGTTCTCGTTTAACCGGCGCAAGAGCTTTAGTAACGGCGTGCAAGTTTTTGCCGGACCGCGCAAGGATCCGTTCTACTTCGATCTCGCGCAGTTCTTCAAAATTATCCCCGACCGCAATTACAAGAATCATCCTAACGTGCCCGCGCCGAGCGCGAAGTGCTTCCGCAATCCCGGCGTGGATTTCTTGAAGGACTACAACGTTCTCTCGTTCGTGGTCGAAGTTCCGCGCATTCTGCTCGCTAACCCGAAGGGCCGCGTCGGCGTCGTGCGCGTTTATGCGACGACGTCGCTCGCCAGCGGCAACAGCACCTACACGCAGGTCGAGCGTCTTGGGCGCCCGGCGATCAAGGAAGCCTTCGAAGCGTTTGGACGCCACGACACGACCAATCGCAGCGCACCGTGGGCCGATCCGTATCTCGGCAAGGACATTCTCTCGTTTATGACCTCGCCGAAGGGCGCCGGCCGCTCCATGCAACTTGGCAAGGCCGTGGAAAAAGTCCTGATCCCCGACGAACTAGCCGCCGATCTCTCGCAGGCCGGACCGGCTCGTTACCTCGCGGTTGAAACCAACGGCAAGAGCGCTCTGCCGACCGGCATCGTCCGCGTCGTACCCGAAGCCGCACTCGGCGGCTTGAAGAAGGCGATCGGCGATCCGTACCGCCACTTCGGCGGCCGCGATCCGTCGAGTCCGGTCATCGATCTCTCGCTCGGCGTGATCTTCGGCACGCTCGGCCAGAAAGTTGGCCTCGCACCCGACGATCACAAAGACACCGCGTGCCTCACGAGCGATAACGTCACGGCCGGCGATCGCGGAACGACCGATACGTTCCCGTATATCGGCAAACCGATCTAA
- a CDS encoding ribbon-helix-helix domain-containing protein: protein MKNHAPLCRVTVTLPRPLADKLAHLRDTHRVSVSSIVELAVAAYVAQNTDDPRRNGATLRRSRTRELRATAAAAD, encoded by the coding sequence ATGAAAAACCACGCACCACTTTGCCGGGTGACGGTGACCTTGCCGCGCCCCCTAGCCGACAAACTCGCGCACCTGCGCGACACGCATCGCGTCTCGGTTTCCTCAATCGTCGAACTTGCGGTAGCGGCATACGTCGCCCAAAACACCGACGACCCGCGCAGAAACGGCGCAACCTTGCGCCGCAGCCGCACGCGCGAATTACGCGCGACTGCGGCTGCGGCCGATTGA
- a CDS encoding PilZ domain-containing protein, which produces MSTESGGPQQRRYFRASVDFPVTVIVPGDELVMYGDAVDLSGGGVRVSTKSDLNSGQNVTLRFTLPQSDREVMIRGRVVLSFFDGAKQIFAHGIAFTQIAQNDQAAIVEYIHELQQQARA; this is translated from the coding sequence GTGAGCACTGAGTCGGGTGGGCCGCAGCAGCGGCGATATTTCCGCGCCAGCGTTGATTTCCCGGTAACGGTGATCGTTCCGGGAGATGAGTTGGTCATGTATGGCGACGCCGTCGATCTGAGCGGCGGTGGCGTTCGCGTGTCCACCAAGAGCGATTTGAACTCCGGGCAGAACGTTACGCTACGCTTCACGCTTCCGCAGAGCGATCGCGAAGTGATGATACGGGGCCGCGTGGTGTTGTCGTTTTTCGATGGGGCCAAGCAGATCTTCGCTCACGGCATTGCGTTCACGCAGATCGCGCAGAACGATCAAGCCGCAATTGTGGAGTACATCCACGAGTTGCAACAGCAGGCGCGCGCCTAG
- the lexA gene encoding transcriptional repressor LexA, with amino-acid sequence MEGTTERQQRILEVIREFTAEQGYPPSVREIGERVGLSSSSTIHSHLKTLERHGLISRDPTKPRALRSDLGVKRPAGPETVTLPIVGKVAAGVPITATENLEGEFVLPASFTRTADGFMLRVAGDSMIDAAILDGDLILVRPQRNANNGEIVVAMLEGEATVKRFYKEEGRVRLQPENSAMAPIYANDVTIVGRVEAVVRKL; translated from the coding sequence ATGGAGGGAACGACCGAGCGCCAGCAGCGCATTCTCGAAGTCATCCGCGAATTTACCGCCGAGCAGGGCTATCCGCCCTCGGTTCGCGAGATCGGCGAGCGCGTCGGGCTCTCGTCCTCGTCTACGATCCACTCGCATCTCAAAACGCTCGAGCGTCACGGCCTGATCAGCCGCGACCCGACCAAGCCTCGCGCGCTCCGCTCCGACTTGGGCGTGAAGCGGCCTGCCGGTCCTGAGACCGTCACCCTGCCGATCGTCGGCAAAGTCGCCGCCGGCGTGCCGATCACCGCGACCGAGAACCTCGAAGGCGAGTTCGTGCTTCCCGCCTCGTTTACGCGAACCGCGGACGGCTTTATGCTGCGCGTCGCGGGCGATTCGATGATCGATGCCGCCATTCTCGACGGCGATCTCATTTTGGTCCGGCCGCAGCGTAATGCCAACAACGGCGAGATCGTGGTGGCCATGCTCGAAGGCGAAGCGACCGTCAAGCGCTTCTACAAAGAAGAGGGCCGGGTGCGCTTGCAGCCGGAGAATTCCGCAATGGCGCCAATCTACGCGAACGATGTTACCATCGTCGGACGCGTCGAAGCCGTGGTCCGTAAACTCTAG